The Alnus glutinosa chromosome 1, dhAlnGlut1.1, whole genome shotgun sequence region AGAAGCCTGTTCTTCCACCATTGGTTGTCATGGTCAATAGCTTCCCTCGCATGATGAAGAGCATCTCATCAACTGGGTCTCCCTCCCGAACAATGCAGCTTTTCTCTGTGTAAAGCACTGGCTTAAGAAGATCACACATTGCATCCAACAGTTGTTCATCCATCTTTTCAAACATTGGCACCTTAAatagatccaaaaaaaaattaatgagacTCAATCTTGGATCAGTAATCACTGAGGGTGCAGCATAGGAATCCAAATTAAAACCAGTCTGCACGACTGGTAATAACAATAAAGTCTATTTCCAAACAGAGTGCCTATCAATCcaattaagaaaaagaataagtatCATGTCTCAAATCATCAAACTTTAAGCCATGTTGAAGAGCTTAAAAATCATCCTTGAGGCAGGACTGCAGACAGTCTAACTTGTTCATTTCGCATACTAATCAATTTTGAACTTAGGGTAGCAGGAGCCAGGAGGAAGTGACACAAGGAAAGCAATAGCTGTCATTTTGACTTCACAAATACCATTTAGCTCAAATGGTTACTTCCTCCCTTTGTAACAGGGCGGAGGGTGAGGTTGTGAGTTCATGTCCGACCAGGTACATGTGTAATTTACcaatcaaaaaagaaacaaataccAGGATAGCCAATAATCCATCCAATCAGTGCAACTGGCTTAATAAATTCGAAATAATTAATGCTCTAAAAAAATTCTAGTGGAAAAAATTACTAGAATTGTCACACCAATAGCTAAAGATGTGGTTATGTTCCTATGAACGTGAATTAGAGAGTATGaccaccatctgaatttgctaAAGATGTCAGTTCTATTTGATGCTTCAATATGGGTATTAATCATGAAGGAATAGACTGGGCCTTTGTCTTACCCATGGATAATCCCTACCTAATAATTACACATTTGAAAGATGAAATTGCATCTAATACTCTTTCCTTTTTGCTCTTATTTAATGTCCTAATAAACCAAAAAGTTGATCTAGGACAACCAAATAACTTCAAAGAGTACGCACATATAGGAATCTCATTACACATTCATTGCAGCCTGGCCACTCAATGCCAGCCTTCATGCAATTTTCAGCAGAATAAATGTGatgaagaaaatataaaattaaatgatcaaCGATTCCGTTCTAACTCCCAAaagatgataaagaaaaaagttataGAGAGGAGGAGGAACTCACTCTCATGAGCAGCGCCAAACAGAGATGGCGCTTTATGTCCCTTCTCAGGTCCTTGGGAAGATTACGGAGAAGATTCTCTTCATCAACACCTCTAGTTTCTTGCCATTTGTATTGTTCATATCTCCTGATCCGCTCTCTCAGACCATCAGGGAGCAAACGGTGTGACATCCACTGTTCTGCATCTCGCCTCTTGACTCTCATCTCCTCCAATCTCGTAGTTGTGGATTGCAAGTATGTCTGCTCAAAACAAGTTGAATTCATCATAACCTAGACTTAAACTGAGATTGATCTCATATATTAAACCACTCCATGATAGACTTTCATTAAACTTATGTTTCTAGGTCATCAAAAAAATCTGGTTGGGGGGGGTCGTTGAGGTTGCTTCAATTTAAGAAGCATAGTCTGCAAttacaaaacatcaattgtaggGAATTTTTTAAGCAATTCCAGGATTGGCCATGAATTGCACCAAATGCAGCTTATGAAAGCTGTGTATTCTGACACAATCAAACAATGCATGACCAAGTGTCAAAAATACAAAGATAAACTTTGAGGTAGAAATCCTTTAGATTGTAACAGTGGTCCATACAATCAGACGGTAAGCATCCAACTTAAAATTTTGTCTAATCATAATGCtcacaaaaataaatacatgaccAAAAGCTGTGAAGTAAAATTGTTCCAACCTGCATATTCCCGATCAGAAATGAAAACAATACCAAGCCagaaattgaaatgaaaacagCAAAGCAGATTTCCCAGACATAGGTACTTGTTGCAAGATTTTGGCCAAGAGAactgcacaaaaaaaaaaggaaaagaagagaaaagagaagtgTATAAATTATCAGAATAATTTCAGAAGTGAACCGCAATGTGCTCAAACATAGAACACATTAAGGATACACATATCATATGAGGTGACAAAGTCCACATGAAATACAATAAAATGCACCAGGCTACACAATAAGACCAGTTCTACACATGGGGCTGAAATTACAAACAACAAGAACCATGATTCAACAGGCCTCATATACACCTGAGAACCTAATGAGAATAAGAGAAGCATGGAACACATAAATTATCAGACAAGAGAAGggccaagaagaagaagcaactgTAAACtatcaaacaataatttcagaAGTGAagaacagggaaaaaaaaaatgcaagtataattatcaacaataatttcagaagtacttatcaaaaaaaaaataaaaaaacaataatttcagAAGTGAACTGCAATGTGCTCAACATAGAATACACTAAGGATGCATATATCATAATGAGATGAAAATGTCCAAATGAAATACAATAAAATGCACCACCTGATACTGATTAGAACAATTCTACTCATTAACACCTGAAAAACCTAATTAGTTCACGTCACAGACGAGGTTCAATCTTTTTTCATGAGATATCATCCCAGTCAAATCCCACATAAGTGCACCTCTTCACCAACCTCACTGTTAGGCTATGTGAATCCTGGTTTGTGTTCGACCCAATTTGGCGTTGGAGCGCTACAGTTTAAATGGATTTTTTCTGAGGCTTAGTCCATGGAGCGAAGGGTCGTATTTATAGTCACTTATGCTTTTTAAGGTTCCGTGTTGTATTGATACCTCCTTGTATTGTTgctaaaaaaatagtaaaaccTCGCTGCAACTCTATGGACATAACCTTAGTGGTGAACCACGTAAATTTCTGTGTTTGTgattgtttgttcttttttatttttctcttctcacTGGTTCTAGGAAATAGGATTTGTTCTCTATCACTCCCCCAACCcccaggggggggggggggggggggggggggaaggtaCAAAAAAGCAAGCACTCTGATCCACTCACCCTCCTTCCAAAAAGGATAGTAAACCCAAATAGGCCTTAATCGCAACTGATTGGTGTCCAGTACAAGAATCATTCTACGTACAAAACATACAAAACAGGGTAACCTATAAAGAAAGCCTTTTGCCAATCAGTTAATAATCATATCCTTTCTCATTACTCCCACCCATATCAATTTCAGTCTCCCTCTAACCCATTTTACTTCCAACTTCAACCAACTCGCTCTTTTGCTTCTCCAACTTGCTCACAattcttatttccttttttccAGAAAAACACACGTTTAGACATTTATGAAAATTTCACAGCTCAAATGAAATATCGACCTATTTATAACCATTTATCGCTTCTCATCCAAGCAATCTGATAGAATGTGGATTGAATAAACCAGTTAAGTGGCCAATAATATGTCACTCAGCATAAAAGGACATCCAAGAGCCACTAAAAAGGTCATCACAATCCAATACTGAATATAAGAAAGTTTTTGTCTAAACTACAGCCTGTTTATTTGATGCTCTCTGCACATATCCAACAAATGTGCAATGGATAAGATTCAATATGATACGCACATGAAAAAGCATGTTATGTTATGAAGATGCACATACACAAAGCAATATCATTGTTGCAACAAGTGCAgcatagagaaaaaaaagatcCTATACATGCACACCTTAGATTTCGCAGGCCCCACCAAAAACAGTAAAACAACTTCTGTGGAAAATCAGTTGACTCCACTACACCAGATTGAAGAGCATCAAGGAATattccaaaatcaaatagcGTTGTATTTGGTGTCTGTACTGGACAAGAAGTATTCAGAAAAATGTCCATGTTCGTCATGTTATCACAAAACATAGAACTGTTGGTGCATGTAGTATTATTTCCACAGGCATTTTGCCAGCATGTGGTTTCTCGTTCTATGGAGAACAAGTACCAAAAGGCTCCAAGCACCTAATACAACAGCAAACACTTATTTGTCAGAAATATATGCAAAAGAGAGACAATTGAACTTCCATTTACTATATAACTTAATAAGAAAAGAATGTGAATAAAAACGATCAGGGCTCCTACTGCATTGCCCAACAGTGGTGAGCTCTTGAAAGGAAAAGGCCCCAAAGGCCAAAGGTCCCTATGTTACTCTTTGATTTTCTGACAGTGTTACATCCAATTAGTATATGAACTTAAAGATTCCAAATTGAAAGCCCGTCAGGCGGCACTAGCTTTAATCTTCTCTATATATTACATAGCATTTATCTCTATTGACTACTGAAAAGCGTCAGGAttgttcattaaaaaatttgaataatgcCATTTGCTTTAAAActtattaaatataaattgctttatttttaatttactctctttggatatatatatatatatatatatatatatatatatatataagttgcaATATCCAACATCCTTCATTCAAGTAGAAACACACCATTCATTTGTGTttcttaaaaacataaaagttcaAACACATTACCATCCCATACATAAAACTTCCATCCGACAGGTATTGAgtattcaagaacaaaaataggaCAATAAACATGTTAACTTTTTTAGCTTCATTAACGTATCACCAATAAAACCTAATCTACAACTGCTAACAGAAAAACTGGCTTAATAAATGGTGACTACATCTTAAAAGGGAGACTGCATGTAAGTCAGCATTAGACCTCTCAAGActcaaatcaaacaccatatCTATGTCTAAGGAAATGATTTGAGTAAATCTAAATTGTTAAGGCCATAAAAAGCTTCAGAAGCAAAGACAGCACTCATGGACATCAGACAGGTTTAAAATAACAGATAATAAATTCAAACCAAGGTGAAGTGAAATTTCTTAAGCAAATATAGTTTTCTAAGAAAATGTACTTTTTTCCTAAATACTACAGAACAAAAACCAAGCCATTTAATCAACTTACATGGCTGGCAAGCATGTAAAGAAAGAGATTGAATGCAGCTCCAGCCCATGCAGTTTGTGTGAGTATGCCAGAAGTCCTTGTAACTTCCTTATACAACGGATAGAATCGAAGAAACCTCGGTACATATtggaagaaaacaacaaatttTAACAAGTTCTTTGTATTCAACGATTTTGAGCCTCCAACATGTGGAACGATAATTAAAATTACTACCTGAACATATCACAAGAAGTTAGGAGTCAACAAGTAATTTCAAACCATGCAAAACAATATTACTTTTGAGCAAGATTTTGGAAATGGAGAACCATTACAAACAATTTCTGACAGTAGTAGACACAAAACATATTTAATTTGGGCAGTTGAAGTCAACCTCCAACTTACTACCGCATGCTTAATCACAATTGGAGGTCAACATGCACAATGCCCTAATTGTTACACATACTACAAGAATTTCATATAACAAAAGGTCCACATGGGAGGACAGGCGTAGAAAATTTCAAATGGTCACCAAGTGAAGTGGAATTGCAATAAGTACCCCAAAGATGACCAGTGTAACAGACACAATGACCCAAACCTCCTCTGCAGGTTGATCATTTATTCTTGCTTGCTGGGACACAAGCTCCTCCTCATCCCACGTTACTAACAGAGTAATCTTCGACAGAAATAAGGTATAGCATAGAATATAATCCCCTTGAAAATCGACCTTAAACATACccccaaaaaaggaaaatcatGACCTGCAGAAAGTGTTTCCCTTACCTGTGGGAGTGGAAGGACTGCAAGGATGTCAATCAGGAAGTATGATGACAGATATCTCTTTGCTATTGCCCAAGCATCTTCAACTAAAACACCTCTTCCAAATACGCGAGAAGAGGGAGCAATAAAACCAGTGCgaaattgaaaaacaatatGAAGTATATAAAATATATCTGTGAAAGAACGCAAAATAATAGCTGTGATCTCCATCCTCGTGTCCAACTCAATGCATTTCTTCTGATCATTAATCACAGGGACATAAAAGAACAAGGGATCGAGTGAAACTGCAATAACACACGAGAGTACAAATATCTTATTCCACTTTTGAAGGAATGATCCCTGTGGATCAAGAATTTTCTTCCTTGAACCCCAGCCTTTAGCCGCAGAACTCTTAAATGAATAGGATTTAAAAGATTGTTTAATCATTTTTATCCTCTCCGAACTAGATTCAAAGCctctttgaaatttttctgaAACCAAGCTTATTGCCGTTCTGATTCTTCCTGGATGCATTCCATAATTCTCAGAATATTGCCCCTCAGTACTTTTCTCTGACTTCCAATCCTGAAACCTGAACGAAACATAGTAAATGtcataaaaatcatatttatgaCTCTCGGCCCAATTTAAGTGGAACccgaaaataaaaagaacatccAAGTTGCCAATGAAGTCACAAAGCATCTCAAGATCAAAGCAAGATGCTAACTATAATATCCACAACTTTATTGTGAGGAGTATGATAAGTTGTCTCAGCCAGGGGCGGACCCATGTTTAGGCTTGCAGGGTGTAGGTAATATGGAATGAAGTCTTCCCCCCAAAAGTTGATTTCTTCCCCCCTTGGTGTCATTTCTTTTGGTGACCAGAGGGAGTATTTGATACTTTTTTTCACAAAAGCAAGTTTTTGATACCCCTAGAAACATCCCTCCAAAGCCATCCAAGAATCTTCAAAAGTATAATGTGGATTGTTCTCCTAGGAAAGTTAGATGTTTACCAATTAACAgggaaaatatataaataacagGCCCCTACACAAAAAATTCTAGTTCCACGCTTGGTCTCAGGGGTAGTATTAATTGGTAGCTGAGGAACAGACGGTGGTGGCAGAAAATGCATAGAAGACATGGCAGTATCAACAGTCTAGGAACATTGTTAAAATAAATGGGAAAGAGTAAGTAAGAATAAGTGGAATAGCTGGATGTGGTGCCGTTAACCATGGTTACAGCTCCAAGGTAGAAACATCAGGGGCGGCAGAGATGGTTTTCATGACAGAACAGGTGGATATAGAAATAGTAGTAGTGGTAGCATGATGACGGCTCTGTGtgacaaaattatattttggaAGTTTTCCTTCCAAAATAGAATTCATTTCGCTTTCGCTAAAAATGCAACAATTCACTCTTTAATTTCCGAAATGTGCTTTCAAAGTTGCAACACCAGATTTCAACCAATTTGCTTCCAAATGCAGCACGCTAAAATTGCACCTTAAACTCAATCATAACATTACTAGACGAGGAGTGATTGTTACACTTACGCTCCACAACTCCAGCACTTACACTAAACACAAGGAAGTGGGACCTACACACTGAGTCTCATTTCCTTATATCTAGTGTGAGTGCTGTAGTTGTGCAATGTAAGTGTaataatcattttccttaatAGACATATAAATTTGAATACGCAGTGTTAACTAACCTCATGAACTTCTCTTGCTGGTAGCTCATGACTATAACTTAATGATAACAAGATAATCCAGATGAATAATCAACCTCTGAAAAATTGGTCAACCCAAGAAACTTCTCCATGCACCACAAAGCTCTCAATGCCAACCCCCTGATACGcaaaaacattcaaaataagaaaaatttccgTTTCGTCGAGTTTAAGCACATACTATATACACTGTGCTCTATAGGAAACAATAATTCAAACAACCAAATGGGTTATAAAATTACTTATGCTCTAAGAAATAACCAAAAGGTAGAATGATGAGGAAAATTTTGGGTTGAAGTGACACACCATGGTCCACTCCCATAGAGTCCAAATTTGCAGATATCCCACTAATATCCACACCAAAGATTTAATTACAGGATGATTATCCATAAATAGGATGAACGAAAAGGAACGAACTTTTTAATTCAACTCTTtcgggaacaaaaaaaaaatcgaatccTACATTTCCGGAAGTTTAAATTCCTAACCGTTTCTAACTAAACTTAGAGATTTCCACcaaaaaactttataaaaaaaaaaatacaaacaggGAGAGCAAGAATTAAAGAGACTCAGAAATCAAATGGAACTAAAagacaagtaaaaaaaattaaaatcgaCTAGTTCGAGGGCGATCACTTCTGATTGGGAAAAGAGAACGATGATAGAGAAAAACGAACGCACCGTAAAAGGAGACCGTGAGCGATTAAGCAACCAGGTCGTACACGTTAAGAGAGAACTCCCGGGCCGATCAATGCCTGAAGAGAACTTTTATGCTTCTTCATAAAGATAGcacgagaaagagagagagagagagagaggaagtgAAGGTTCGCGGAAATTGGGTGAAGGCAGAGACGGGCTGAGAGTCAGTTTTGTGAATAAAGTTTAAAATTatagagaggagagagaggagATAAGTCCAAGGGGAACAGTGCAGTTGGTGTTGAGGCGAGAAACTCTTTGTGAGTGCGGGGCCTACTTAAGCGTATTTGAAGGTTTTGCAAGGGAATGTCTACGGTTGACTTCTGTGCGGTTAGAGTATTACGTGTTCATGACTACAAGAtgtcttaatttaatttataaaaggCCATCAAAAAAGACATTCTACATTAAATTTGtcgaaaaaacaaaagaggtaaaatgtctaaaaataaataaaatgagagGACGCCATTTAACTTGTTACGAGagtttagaaaagaaaaaacaaaagattaacATGtttcaaatcttaaaaaatttcaaaataaagcaCCACCcactttctttttatatttattttatctcttaTCTTTATTTCATAACTTCTAatcttttgcttctttcttttgattttatcattctttatttctttgatattttataCGTTATACTTGTacacaattaattaaatcatattcataataatttatcttacaaaaaaaataaataaaagaagatttgaactagtgacctctgttTCATGAGGCATGGCCCCTAAttgattgagctaccccttaaaGACAGTCATATTATCTATTAAgaacaatatattaaaaaaaaaaaaaaaaaaaaaaaagacttggacgtaaaaaaattgattagtaattttacatttcaaaaagctaaaagaatgacttttaaattaaaaagacccattttaactttaactttttattttaggcGTTTGAGAACTGAGGAGGTTATAGAACGTGAAGTTGAACAGAGGAGGGAGTGAGCAGGTGTTGAGGGACGTCGGCGTGGTTTGGCGGAGGAACTGACAACGCTATGGGGGAGACTCTCCTTAACAGAGAAGGAGAGATTGGAAATAGAGATTCAAGACAATGCTGTGGAGTTATATGGAGAATTGAAGAGGGGAAAAAGATGTCTGATGGGAAAGGTGATTGCAGAGAGAAAGGTTAGCAAAGAGGTTCTGAGATCCACTTTTTTGAAGGTATGGCGTCCAaatggtttagttttttttcataGAATTAAGTGAGAATATGTTCCTGGTAGAATTCTCTAACGAgggtgataaaaataaaataagggagGGGAGACCATGGCTATTTGATAAGCATCTCTTCGTTATGAAGGATTTCGATGGATTAACTCCACCGATCGAGGAAGATGAAGTTTGAGACAGCATCTTTCTGGGTACAGATCCACAACTTACCGTTGGCATGCATGACTAGGGAAGTTGGATATAAGATTGGATCTTCAGTAGGTGTGGTGGAAGAAGTGGATGTCTCCGCTGACGGAGTGGGATGGGGGAAATATTTACGAGTTAAAATAGAGCTAAATTTGTCGAAGCCCCTAGAGAGAGGAAGAACTCTGCAAATCAGGGGCCGTTCAATGTGGGTAGCGTTCCAATACGAGAAGCTGCCCAAGTTTTGTTTCAATTGTGGTGTGATTAAACATGGAGAGATGGGGTGCTCGAAGTTTGTTATATGCCGCGCGGTTGCATGGAGATGTTACTGAGAAACAATTCGGGACCTGGCTAAGAGCTCAGCCACCGCCACGGAGAACGGCCGGCGCAAAGGTAGGATACGGAGGTGCGACGGCAGCTGGGATAAAACGGAGAAGATTCGAACCCGGAGGGGAAGTGACTCATAACGAAATTGCAAAATCTGGGGCTGAAATTTCGGAAAGTTTTAAAGTGGATCCCGTTGATTCTCATACTTAACGATTGTGGGAATAAAGAAGGGAAGTTTCCTGCCGGGATTTCCAAGCAATAATAAGGCCAGTGACAGAGAAGGCAACGCTGGATTCGAactgaaattttggaaagtgtCAGGCGCGCGGGATGAAATATGGGAAGAAGAGGCGATCTTGCGTAACCAACGATCTGGTGCTTTATTTCTTAATTAGTGTATTCTGCTGagtattatatttatttaaatgtcAATCTATTATTTTTGAATTCAATGGTTGAAATTTTGTCATAataactgttggtacagtttccggtatggtgtgaatctgcacgttcctttgatgttcttcacgcttcttaataactctgcaaaacaacaaaacctagggacccttccgggggtcccgctccgatgcctaagttagcttctgtgagagaaataatgctctgtgcataaaaattgagacttagtttatacctggggtatgggcctatttataggcatagaggtggagtcaaacctggattaggactcctgctccttgttgatctagaactgctgtccgagttctaattggacttcaatcctttactagacttctaattggatatcttcttagacttccaatctgatatcttcttagacttctgatctgatatcttcttagacttctgatctgatatctgtTTGGACtttattagacttttgaatctcctctttggatcgggttgagtgggatttatccccaacagttaccccccaattcccttattcaaagcttgcttgaataatgggaattccatgtctaaggaaacccgatctttgtctccttctgaaaacctgctaacctgcaaaacctgagggttaaatcttaccccccattaccttcttgtttttccttagggttttctccctgtctcttgaaaaatctgcaaaacccgagggttaaatctgaccccccgagaagtttcttcttgctttcggttaggactgatccgagactctcggttagga contains the following coding sequences:
- the LOC133857718 gene encoding cyclic nucleotide-gated ion channel 1-like, coding for MSYQQEKFMRFQDWKSEKSTEGQYSENYGMHPGRIRTAISLVSEKFQRGFESSSERIKMIKQSFKSYSFKSSAAKGWGSRKKILDPQGSFLQKWNKIFVLSCVIAVSLDPLFFYVPVINDQKKCIELDTRMEITAIILRSFTDIFYILHIVFQFRTGFIAPSSRVFGRGVLVEDAWAIAKRYLSSYFLIDILAVLPLPQVVILIIVPHVGGSKSLNTKNLLKFVVFFQYVPRFLRFYPLYKEVTRTSGILTQTAWAGAAFNLFLYMLASHVLGAFWYLFSIERETTCWQNACGNNTTCTNSSMFCDNMTNMDIFLNTSCPVQTPNTTLFDFGIFLDALQSGVVESTDFPQKLFYCFWWGLRNLSSLGQNLATSTYVWEICFAVFISISGLVLFSFLIGNMQTYLQSTTTRLEEMRVKRRDAEQWMSHRLLPDGLRERIRRYEQYKWQETRGVDEENLLRNLPKDLRRDIKRHLCLALLMRVPMFEKMDEQLLDAMCDLLKPVLYTEKSCIVREGDPVDEMLFIMRGKLLTMTTNGGRTGFFNSEYLKAGDFCGEELLTWALDPHSSSNLPISTRTVQALTEVEAFALKADDLKFVASQFRRLHSKQLRHTFRFYSQQWRTWAACFIQAAWRRYSKKKLEESLRVEENRLQDALAKAGGSSPSLGATIYASRFAANALRLLRRNSTRKARVADRISPILLQKPAEPDFTSEEL